In one Lolium rigidum isolate FL_2022 chromosome 3, APGP_CSIRO_Lrig_0.1, whole genome shotgun sequence genomic region, the following are encoded:
- the LOC124703692 gene encoding uncharacterized protein LOC124703692, which produces MRLGPLYRIPSRASPFLPERDAAANPSRGVWFGRRAVPAPLTSSCRSRSPSGPRSPSGAAEDRPIPAMSSAASYRRGLVSSSSISLSHVRSMRGLDMESPSRRQRSRETTPRCHGGSCCSPACGASCSPEPTSLAAAATRAHPASMERPGGRAGEDRPAVFPPLRPSPTCMLIDMFSFGRIIHDGFMFRANFSIRSYKIGVT; this is translated from the exons ATGCGGCTTGGCCCACTCTACCGGATCCCTTCTCGTGCCTCGCCGTTCCTGCCCGAGCGCGACGCCGCGGCTAACCCTAGCCGTGGGGTTTGGTTCGGTCGCCGTGCGGTTCCCGCGCCGCTGACCTCCTCCTGCCGCTCTCGGTCTCCGTCTGGCCCTCGATCTCCGTCTGGCGCCGCCGAGGACAGGCCAATTCCGGCCatgtcctccgccgccagctaCCGACGCGGGCTCGTCTCGTCCTCCTCTATATCTCTGTCCCATGTGAGGAGCATGAGAGGCCTTGACATGGAGTCTCCTTCCCGGCGGCAGCGATCGCGCGAGACCACGCCTAGGTGCCATGGTGGCTCGTGCTGCTCCCCGGCGTGTGGCGCATCATGCTCGCCCGAACCGACTTCATTGGCCGCGGCGGCAACCAGGGCGCACCCCGCATCCATGGAGCGTCCAGGAGGGCGAGCAGGCGAAGATAGACCTGCGGTCTTCCCTCCTCTTCGTCCCTCTCCTACTTG CATGCTCATCGACATGTTCAGTTTCGGCAGGATAATACATGACGGGTTCATGTTCAGGGCGAACTTCTCCATTAGGTCCTACAAGATTGGGGTGACATGA
- the LOC124699837 gene encoding serpin-ZX-like, with the protein MATTDIRLSIARQTRFALRLASAISSPSNADGAAGNAAFSPLSLHVALSLVAAGAGGATRDQLAAALGAEGPGEAESLHALAKRVVQLVVADASVEGGPRVAFANGVFVDTSLPLKPSFKEVAVGKYKAETNSVDFQTKAAEVAGEVNSWVEKLTSGLIKEILPKGSVDSSTRLVLGNALYFKGAWTEEFDASKTKEGEFHLLDGSSVQAPFMSSTDEQYISSRDNLKVLKLPYRQGGDLRRFSMYILLPDAHDGLWNLAERVSSEPEFLEKHIPTEKVPVGQFKLPKFKISFGFEASNLLKGLGLHLPFSTEADLSEMVDSEQKLCISSVFHKSFVEVNEEGTEAAAATAVTIMLMSLPLDPPMKMDFVADHPFLFMIREDLTGVVLFIGHVLNPLLAA; encoded by the exons atggcgaccaccgacATCCGACTCTCCATCGCACGCCAGACGCGTTTCGCCCTCCGCCTCGCCTCGGCCATCTCCTCCCCTTCCAATGCCGACGGTGCTGCCGGCAACGCCGCGTTCTCCCCGCTCTCCCTCCACGTCGCGCTCAGCCTCGTCGCCGCCGGTGCGGGCGGCGCAACCCGCGACCAGCTCGCCGCTGCGCTCGGTGCCGAAGGGCCAGGGGAGGCAGAGAGCCTCCACGCGCTCGCCAAGCGGGTCGTGCAGCTCGTTGTTGCCGATGCGTCCGTGGAGGGCGGCCCGCGCGTCGCGTTCGCTAACGGCGTCTTCGTCGACACGTCGCTGCCGCTCAAGCCGTCCTTCAAGGAGGTCGCCGTTGGGAAGTACAAGGCCGAGACAAACTCCGTCGATTTCCAAACTAAG GCTGCTGAAGTTGCAGGTGAAGTAAACTCATGGGTTGAAAAACTCACATCAGGTCTCATCAAAGAGATACTCCCCAAAGGATCTGTCGACAGTAGCACTAGACTTGTTCTTGGTAACGCCCTTTATTTCAAGGGAGCCTGGACCGAGGAATTTGATGCATCCAAGACCAAAGAAGGCGAGTTCCACCTTCTCGACGGGAGCTCAGTACAAGCGCCATTCATGTCTAGCACAGATGAGCAGTACATTTCGTCTCGCGACAACTTGAAGGTACTTAAGCTTCCTTACCGGCAAGGCGGGGACCTACGACGCTTCTCCATGTACATACTTCTGCCAGATGCACATGATGGTCTCTGGAACTTGGCCGAAAGGGTGAGCTCTGAACCAGAGTTCCTCGAGAAGCATATCCCAACCGAGAAGGTTCCGGTCGGACAGTTCAAGCTTCCCAAGTTCAAGATATCGTTTGGATTTGAGGCGTCCAATTTGCTCAAAGGTTTGGGGCTACATCTTCCTTTCAGCACCGAAGCCGATCTTTCAGAGATGGTGGATTCAGAACAGAAATTGTGCATCTCATCTGTTTTCCATAAGTCATTTGTCGAAGTGAATGAAGAAGGAACAGAGGCTGCTGCTGCGACTGCGGTAACGATTATGCTCATGTCACTACCGTTAGACCCGCCAATGAAGATGGATTTTGTCGCGGATCACCCTTTCCTTTTTATGATCAGAGAAGACTTGACTGGTGTGGTGCTGTTTATTGGTCACGTCCTCAATCCTCTACTTGCTGCATAG
- the LOC124699838 gene encoding serpin-ZX-like — MAATDMNHSVARQTSFGLRLASAIFSASNADGADGNAAFSPLSLHVMLSFITAGAGGDTRDQLASILGFRGPGETDGLHALAEHVVQLTLADASGAGGPRVALANGVFVDASLQLKPLFKEIALAKYKSETHSVDFKTKPAEVAGQVNSWVDKVTSGLIKEILPAGSIDDYTKLVLSNALYFKGAWIERFDASKTKDEKFYLIGWNLLGWNSVKAPFMSSTNSQYISSCDNFKVLKLPYQPGGDRRQFSMYILLPEARDGIWSLARKLTSEPEFLEKHIPTGKVPVRYFKLPKFKISFGFEASELLKGLGLQLPFSMEADLSEMVDYSSLDRSMSVSSVFHKSFVEVNEEGTEAAAASASVVRMCKSLRAKPPTKVDFVADHPFIFVIREDTTGVVLFIGHVVNPVLVA, encoded by the exons ATGGCAGCCACCGACATGAACCACTCAGTCGCCCGCCAGACCAGCTTTGGACTCCGCCTCGCATCCGCCATATTCTCCGCCTCGAACGCCGACGGTGCAGACGGCAACGCCGCCTTCTCTCCGCTCTCCCTCCACGTCATGCTCAGCTTCATCACCGCCGGCGCCGGTGGCGACACCCGCGACCAGCTCGCCTCCATACTTGGATTCCGGGGTCCTGGCGAAACCGACGGCCTACACGCGCTCGCTGAGCATGTGGTGCAACTCACGCTCGCCGATGCGTCTGGCGCCGGCGGCCCACGCGTCGCCTTAGCAAACGGTGTCTTCGTCGACGCTTCACTGCAGCTCAAGCCATTGTTCAAGGAGATCGCGTTGGCGAAGTACAAATCGGAGACCCACTCCGTCGACTTCAAAACTAAG CCTGCTGAGGTTGCTGGCCAGGTGAACTCATGGGTAGATAAAGTAACTTCAGGTCTCATTAAGGAGATCCTGCCTGCCGGCTCTATCGACGATTACACTAAACTGGTTCTTAGTAATGCCCTTTATTTCAAAGGTGCTTGGATTGAGAGGTTTGATGCATCTAAGACAAAAGATGAGAAGTTCTACCTTATTGGTTGGAACCTTCTTGGTTGGAACTCAGTAAAAGCACCATTCATGTCTAGTACGAATAGCCAATATATTTCATCTTGCGACAACTTCAAGGTACTTAAGCTTCCTTACCAGCCAGGCGGGGACAGGAGGCAGTTCTCCATGTACATACTTCTTCCAGAAGCACGAGATGGTATCTGGAGCTTAGCTAGAAAGTTAACCTCTGAGCCAGAGTTCCTAGAGAAACATATCCCAACGGGAAAGGTCCCAGTAAGGTACTTCAAACTTCCAAAGTTCAAGATATCATTTGGATTTGAAGCCTCAGAATTGCTCAAAGGTTTGGGCCTACAACTGCCATTTAGCATGGAAGCAGATCTTTCAGAAATGGTGGATTATTCATCattggaccgtagtatgagtgtttCATCCGTTTTTCACAAGTCATTTGTTGAAGTGAATGAGGAAGGAACTGAGGCCGCAGCAGCAAGTGCTAGCGTAGTGAGAATGTGTAAGTCTTTGCGCGCAAAACCGCCCACGAAGGTGGATTTTGTCGCGGATCACCCTTTCATCTTTGTCATCCGTGAAGACACGACCGGTGTGGTGCTATTCATCGGTCATGTGGTTAATCCTGTACTTGTAGCATAG